In a genomic window of Nitrospinota bacterium:
- a CDS encoding iron-containing alcohol dehydrogenase: protein MQDFIYRNPTQIIFGRGKAAETGAAVAKLGKSVLLVYGKESIKGSGLHARIRQSLAAAGVRAADHGGVKPNPLISHAREGIAKVRAEGLEVVLAVGGGSVMDEAKAIAAGATVDYDPWLFFTGGKRPERALPLVAVPTLAATGSEMNGNSVMTSGGLKLAMYSPHSYPAVSILDPELTMTVPKEQTVYGIVDTFSHIMEPYFGGREMDAPVQDRLAEGLFVALFESANRLLQDPHDYRGRADMLWASAVALCGIAQAGRGPAGWENHMLAHSIGALTDAPHGACLAVVMPGWMSYASLKRPEKFDQFAERVIGMHGAQNGIAQLKMLFSQIGAPVTLARLGLKEEDIPRIVAHVLESSPGGGSLGPSGITAVLKLCL, encoded by the coding sequence ATGCAGGATTTCATCTACCGCAACCCGACGCAGATCATCTTCGGACGCGGCAAGGCCGCCGAAACCGGCGCCGCCGTGGCGAAGCTGGGAAAAAGCGTCCTGCTGGTTTACGGCAAAGAGAGCATCAAGGGCAGCGGCCTCCACGCCCGCATCCGCCAAAGCCTTGCGGCGGCGGGGGTGCGCGCGGCGGATCACGGCGGAGTGAAGCCGAACCCGCTCATCAGCCACGCCCGCGAAGGAATAGCGAAGGTGCGCGCCGAAGGGCTTGAGGTGGTTCTCGCCGTCGGCGGCGGCAGCGTGATGGATGAGGCGAAGGCCATCGCCGCCGGGGCAACGGTGGATTACGATCCGTGGCTGTTTTTTACAGGGGGGAAGCGCCCTGAGCGGGCATTGCCTTTGGTGGCGGTGCCGACGCTGGCCGCCACCGGCAGCGAGATGAACGGCAACTCCGTCATGACCTCCGGCGGCCTCAAGCTTGCGATGTATTCACCGCATTCCTACCCGGCCGTTTCGATACTCGATCCCGAACTTACGATGACCGTGCCGAAGGAGCAGACCGTCTACGGCATCGTCGATACCTTCAGCCACATCATGGAGCCGTACTTCGGCGGACGCGAGATGGATGCGCCGGTGCAGGACCGGCTGGCCGAGGGGCTGTTCGTCGCGCTGTTTGAAAGCGCCAACCGGCTGCTGCAAGACCCGCATGACTACCGGGGGCGGGCCGACATGCTTTGGGCCAGCGCCGTGGCGCTGTGCGGCATCGCGCAGGCGGGGCGCGGCCCCGCCGGGTGGGAAAACCACATGCTGGCCCACAGCATCGGCGCGCTCACCGATGCCCCGCACGGCGCGTGCCTTGCCGTGGTGATGCCCGGCTGGATGAGTTATGCGTCGCTGAAGAGGCCGGAAAAGTTCGACCAGTTCGCCGAGCGGGTGATTGGGATGCATGGGGCGCAAAACGGCATCGCGCAGCTCAAAATGCTTTTTTCGCAGATCGGCGCGCCGGTAACGCTTGCCCGGCT
- a CDS encoding TetR/AcrR family transcriptional regulator translates to MHDIAVSTRERTVAEADTRTRIIAAARGLFIARGFSKVTMDELAGQLGISKKTLYRHFDKKDDLVDAAFEWQMLYIRQNLTEIFSRPGDFLDRLYAFCAFITGALSRVNRAFLEDLRRFRPDLWKKIEEFRRARIEGEFAKVIADGRRIGVVRGDVNVELFIAIFLAAVQGVVNPETLSRHPFTAEEAYRGVIGVMFEGILADGAKPLFRARFKQTAKEGKKK, encoded by the coding sequence ATGCATGATATTGCAGTTTCCACGCGGGAGCGGACGGTGGCCGAAGCCGATACGCGCACCCGCATCATCGCCGCCGCGCGCGGCCTCTTCATTGCCCGCGGTTTTTCCAAAGTGACGATGGACGAATTGGCCGGGCAGCTTGGCATCAGCAAAAAAACGCTCTACCGGCATTTCGACAAAAAGGACGATCTGGTGGACGCGGCGTTTGAGTGGCAGATGCTTTACATCCGCCAAAACCTGACCGAAATCTTTTCCCGGCCCGGCGATTTTCTCGACCGGCTGTATGCCTTCTGCGCGTTCATCACCGGCGCGCTGTCGCGGGTGAACCGCGCGTTCCTCGAAGACCTCCGCCGTTTCCGCCCCGATCTCTGGAAAAAGATAGAGGAGTTCCGCCGCGCGCGGATAGAGGGGGAATTCGCCAAGGTGATCGCCGACGGCCGGCGCATCGGCGTGGTGCGCGGCGACGTGAACGTGGAACTGTTCATCGCCATTTTCCTCGCGGCGGTGCAAGGGGTGGTAAACCCCGAAACGCTGTCGCGGCATCCGTTCACCGCCGAAGAAGCCTACCGGGGGGTTATCGGGGTGATGTTCGAGGGAATTTTGGCCGACGGCGCGAAACCGCTGTTCCGCGCCCGCTTCAAGCAAACCGCCAAGGAAGGAAAAAAGAAATGA
- a CDS encoding efflux RND transporter periplasmic adaptor subunit, with amino-acid sequence MKRIALVIAVIALAGCNNARDGAITASGVIEATEVTVNAKLGGEITALAVAEGAEVKKGDLLATIDHANLDIQLRQAEANVQAASAQHRLAQRGARGEDIRLAEANFRFAETEFKRIAELFRLRGATQRQHDDAATRLAVAKETYEKLKNGLLPEEIESAQARLALAEAQRAQVEKYIADTSVTAPVDGTVTRKSVEEGDHVLPNAQLFRISRLATVNLMIYVSEVELARVKLGRRADVFIDARPKKAIPATVVYISPVAEFTPKNVQTKDDRTKLVFGVKLEIPNPERALKPGMPADAELAAGRP; translated from the coding sequence ATGAAGCGCATAGCTCTTGTGATCGCCGTCATCGCGCTGGCCGGATGCAATAACGCCCGGGACGGCGCCATCACCGCCAGCGGCGTGATAGAGGCGACCGAAGTGACCGTGAACGCCAAGCTGGGCGGCGAGATAACGGCGCTTGCCGTGGCTGAGGGGGCCGAGGTGAAAAAAGGGGATTTGCTTGCAACCATCGATCACGCAAACCTCGACATCCAACTGCGGCAGGCCGAGGCCAACGTGCAGGCCGCCAGCGCGCAGCACCGTTTGGCCCAGCGCGGCGCGCGCGGCGAGGACATCAGGCTGGCCGAGGCGAATTTCCGCTTCGCCGAAACGGAGTTCAAGCGGATAGCCGAGCTTTTCCGCCTGCGGGGCGCGACGCAACGGCAGCATGACGACGCGGCCACGCGCCTCGCCGTGGCGAAAGAGACTTACGAAAAACTGAAAAACGGCCTGCTGCCCGAAGAGATAGAGTCCGCCCAGGCGCGCCTCGCGCTGGCCGAGGCGCAGCGCGCGCAGGTGGAGAAATACATCGCCGATACCTCCGTCACCGCCCCGGTGGACGGCACCGTCACCCGAAAATCGGTGGAGGAGGGGGATCACGTGCTGCCGAACGCGCAGCTTTTCCGTATCAGCCGCCTTGCCACCGTGAACCTGATGATCTATGTAAGCGAGGTGGAGCTGGCGCGGGTGAAGCTGGGGCGGCGGGCGGACGTCTTTATCGACGCGCGGCCGAAAAAGGCCATTCCGGCCACGGTGGTGTATATTTCGCCGGTGGCGGAGTTCACCCCCAAAAACGTGCAGACCAAGGACGACCGGACCAAGCTGGTCTTCGGCGTGAAGCTGGAGATACCGAACCCCGAACGCGCGCTCAAGCCGGGAATGCCGGCCGACGCGGAGCTGGCGGCGGGGCGGCCATGA
- a CDS encoding ABC transporter ATP-binding protein translates to MTEALAIEGLGKSFGDMRAVDGISLTVREGEMFGIVGPDGAGKTTLFRMLCGIMKPSKGTARIFGHDVRGGMEQIKRQIGYFSQRFTLYGDLSVDENIEFFAEIHDVHDYRERREELLAFTRLTPFRGRLADRLSGGMKQKLALACTLIHRPRLIFLDEPTTGVDPISRMDFWKILSALLKTNITIVMSTPYLDEAERCGRVALMNRGAVMALDTPANIKERMRGDVLEIVCGDIRAAARLLKGAAGILDVQAFGDRLNVVVDGTEAGFKKVESILRNGGIPITDWRPVKPSLENVFISLITNAA, encoded by the coding sequence ATGACGGAAGCGTTGGCCATCGAAGGGCTGGGCAAATCATTCGGCGATATGCGCGCGGTGGACGGCATATCCCTGACCGTGCGCGAGGGGGAGATGTTCGGCATCGTGGGGCCGGACGGGGCGGGGAAGACCACGCTCTTCCGCATGCTCTGCGGCATCATGAAGCCGTCCAAAGGAACCGCCCGCATCTTCGGCCACGATGTCCGCGGCGGCATGGAACAAATCAAGCGACAGATAGGTTACTTCTCGCAGCGGTTCACGCTTTACGGCGACCTTTCGGTGGACGAAAACATCGAGTTCTTCGCCGAGATACACGACGTGCATGATTACCGGGAGCGGCGCGAAGAGCTGCTCGCCTTCACCCGCCTCACGCCGTTCCGCGGCCGGCTGGCCGACCGGCTTTCGGGCGGCATGAAGCAGAAGCTGGCGCTCGCCTGCACGCTCATCCACCGCCCCCGGCTGATATTCCTCGACGAGCCGACCACCGGGGTGGACCCGATATCGCGCATGGATTTTTGGAAAATACTTTCCGCCCTGCTTAAAACCAACATCACCATCGTGATGAGCACCCCCTATCTGGACGAGGCGGAGCGGTGCGGCCGGGTGGCGCTGATGAACAGGGGGGCGGTGATGGCGCTCGACACCCCCGCCAACATCAAGGAACGGATGCGCGGCGACGTGCTTGAAATCGTCTGCGGCGATATCCGGGCCGCCGCGCGCCTGCTGAAAGGGGCCGCCGGCATACTGGACGTGCAGGCGTTCGGCGACCGGCTCAACGTGGTGGTGGACGGAACGGAGGCGGGCTTCAAAAAAGTTGAATCCATTTTGCGGAATGGCGGCAT